In a genomic window of Drosophila sulfurigaster albostrigata strain 15112-1811.04 unplaced genomic scaffold, ASM2355843v2 contig_182_pilon, whole genome shotgun sequence:
- the LOC133849675 gene encoding uncharacterized protein LOC133849675 — MNPENINNFNNFNYTTNTINGEYCYSCQHYLPAGMQWHFHASTDIHKYNSIRPVDGRIKQIVNGYKGRILQYMFENEGADESDKIIGPLYCDGVEMRIHINLLFVDGPTAGIHGHYVWIKNISSLLAKQLGKHRVKRWFCNQCLQYSTSEERAAQHTLRCSRVVTEGPRKDQKISFKNHHRQLEVPFVVYADFECILEPVSLDVSVNTKIINKHVPVAFAYYIKCAFDSGLDKFVSKTGGDVARTFIKNLTSDLSDLYENHMKIVVPMHMTHNELDNFRKATICHICKGILNNDRVKDHCHFTGRYRGAAHNSCNLNYKTGDFIPVFFHNFSKYDSHLFVKELGEIEGEIKVIPLNKELYISISKYLPLRKNTLEIRFLDTIRFMPSSLDTLAGNLSEENFNVLKSQYKNKSDFELLRRKGVFPYEYLDSVEKLDETSLPPRSKFYSNLTESECSEEDYAHAIQVWYHFNCRSLKEYLELYLKTDVLLLTDVFQNFRAICSSIYNLDPAHYYTTPGLKSICNNVRGSWLISELMVVLFKVAFPPFEFTVVVFVAQREGEWLVISMNNNFGSTVKVHA, encoded by the exons atgaaTCCCGAGAAtatcaacaacttcaacaacttcaactacaccaccaacaccatcaATGGGGAGTATTGCTATTCCTGCCAGCATTACCTACCTGCAGGTATGCAATGGCATTTCCACGCTAGCActgatatacataaatacaactcTATCCGTCCGGTGGATGGAAGAATCAAGCAGATTGTGAATGGGTACAAGGGACGTATTCTCCAATACATGTTTGAGAATGAGGGAGCGGAT GAATCTGATAAAATAATTGGACCACTTTACTGCGATGGAGTGGAAATGAGAAtccacattaatttattattcgtcgACGGACCAACGGCGGGTATTCATGGACACTATGTatggattaaaaatatttcatc TCTACTTGCCAAACAACTGGGTAAACATCGAGTTAAGCGTTGGTTCTGTAATCAATGCTTACAATACTCAACGAGTGAGGAGAGGGCGGCTCAACATACATTGAGATGTAGTCGGGTGGTTACCGAGGGACCAAGGAAGGATCAGAAGATTAGCTTTAAAAACCATCATCGTCAGTTGGAGGTTCCGTTCGTCGTGTATGCAGACTTTGAATGTATATTGGAACCAGTATCATTAGATGTAAGTGTAAACacgaaaattattaataagcatgTGCCAGTAGCATTTGCATACTACATAAAGTGTGCATTTGACTCTGGCTTAGATAAGTTTGTTTCGAAGACAGGAGGTGATGTCgctcgcactttcattaaaaatttaacgtcAGATTTGTCCGATTTGTATGAGAACCACATGAAAATAGTGGTTCCAATGCACATGACTCATAATGAGTTAGATAATTTTAGGAAAGCGACCATTTGCCACATAtgtaagggtattttaaataatgatagagTGAAAGATCATTGTCATTTTACAGGTAGATATAGAGGTGCAGCCCATAATTCCTGTAATCTTAATTACAAGACGGGTGATTTTATCCCCGTattctttcacaatttctccaaatacgattctcatttgtttgttaaagaacttggagaaattgagggggaaataaaagttattcctttgaataaggaattgtatatttcaatttctaaatatctccCTCTAAGGAAAAATACGCTAGAAATCAGGTTTTTGGATACTATCAGATTCATGCCCTCTAGTCTAGACACACTCGCGGGGAATTTGAGTGAGgagaatttcaatgtgctgaaatcacagtacaaaaacaagtcCGATTTTGAACTACTTCGCAGGAAAGGAGTTTTCCCATATGAATATTTAGATTCTGTTGAAAAACTAGATGAAACTTCTCTCCCACCAAGATCCAAGTTCTATAGTAATTTAACAGAGTCAGAATGTTCAGAAGAGGATTACGCTCATGCCATCCAAGTAtggtatcattttaattgtcgttcattgaaggaatacttagaattgtatttgaaaactgatgttttattgttaacagacgttttccaaaattttagggcaatttgttcttcaatttacaatcttgACCCAGCCCATTATTATACTACACCAGGATT AAAGAGCATCTGCAACAACGTTAGAGGTTCCTGGCTTATATCGGAGCTCATGGTTGTACTCTTCAAGGTAGCTTTTCCACCTTTTGAGTTTACCGTTGTGGTTTTTGTTGCTCAGCGCGAAGGTGAGTGGCTGGTGATCAGTATGAATAATAACTTTGGAAGTACCGTAAAGGTACATGCGTAG